From the Labeo rohita strain BAU-BD-2019 chromosome 21, IGBB_LRoh.1.0, whole genome shotgun sequence genome, the window TGGGAGGGGTACCTCTCTGGAACGGAGTCGAGGAAGCATCTGCATCTTCAAGCGAAGAAATTGTAGAAGGTGGACTGACTCAGGAGGAGCGAGAGGAATTGGCGAGGAATCCCAATGTGGTTAATCTCGAAAGCTATaatatttgggaaaaaatgttCAGCATGGAATTGAGCGGCTGCAAGCATACGATAAAATCTTTGGGGCAAAATCCCGAAACGTCTCAGAAACAAATAAAGCCACAAGCCAACCCAAACAGGTTGGAAGTCTTACAGGAAGAGCTGCCAACGGAGATCGAAAGTCAGGACACCCCTACTGACATCCTTCAATACAACTTCATGGACGAAGACAAATTCATCATCGCCACATCCCTGTTTGCATGTGACACGAGACCCAAGAAGAAACTCGTTTATGAACGTTTGGAGCCCATGAAGATTAAAACAGTCCGCACTTTTAAAATTCCAACCAGCTTTAAAGCCAAACAAAGTCGGATTCGAAACCCCTCACATAACAAGAAGGTTAACGTGAGCGTAGATACATCTGACCTAGGTGTTGAACTCGATGATATGCCAAAATGGGATGAAGTTCAAGCAACTCTGTTGTGCTCTTTGGAGAAGGAACTACGAGGGCATCTCATAGCCGAATCTGGTTCCACAGATGCTCTTCTTACAGACGTTGGAACTCAGACGTATGATTTCTACTCGGCGCCTTTTAAAGCAGACACCTCATTGGCTGACATCACAGCTGACCGGGCTTTGAAACTTCATGTCCACATTCAGACAGAGAGCGTCACCAGAAGACACAACAAGTCCAGCTCTGCTTTTACGTACCTCTGCAACCACATATTCAGACGGGATGAGTTTTCGTCACACTACAAGAACATTCACTCAGACATCCAGAGTTGCGTCAGTGGATGGTTTGAACAGCGATGCCCTCTTGCCTACCAAGGCTGCACTTTTATTCAGAGAAGGTTTCAGCCTAGCTCTCACAGAGCGACGGTTTTCTACGACAAGGAGCTCAGCACTTTCTGCCTCCGACCGGAGGTTTCAGATGTACTGTATGAAGGTATAAAACCGGTGACTGTGGAAAGAAAGCGTGCACGCAATACAGACGCTCTGAGCAGGCTACCTTTTGAGGTTCTAGTCCATGTTGCTGAATTTCTTGATAGCTTCACCCTGTCCCAGCTGGCACTGGTATCTCGTCTAATGAGGGAAGTATGCAGGACCTTGCTTCATGATAGAGGGATGGTCTCACTGAAGTGGGAGAAGAAGGTCTACTCTCATGGCGGATGGTGCTGGAGAGCCAGAAAGACGGTGAGTTTCTAcagcaattaaaatattgaattatCTTGCGTAGAGAACAGGCCTATTATTTAGAGTTATAAGTCACAACGAGATGTTTGTGAAGAAACccacctgatctcatgacgaaaacatacctttttcgcaagacgtgaaatacgtaccaataagtacatatcactggaGTTTCCAGCAATAATGAACACTAGAgacagtaaaacagcaagcacttgtaatcgttctCATACAGAGTacgattacagctccatatgtttcgctttccggacataacaagcttgctcagtagctcatctgcacagaattggactttgGTACGAATCCcatgaaaaagctgaaagatgagagatcaaaaaacaagctaaaacagcatgcttgtgattgtgttttttttttatgttcacttttcacttttgttcatattatcgggtaggtttaggcgTAGTGCAAATGGTGCGTTATTTTacaggggtcatcagatgcccattttccacttGCTCCATTTCCAGTTGATATTATTCTTTAGGGtcaataatatactttggttaaaaattctcagtggttgtgtaaaacaacatcttttttaccttgtcaaaatgagctctgcaaaaatcaacccattctgagggattgttcctttaaatgcaaatgagctctgctcgccccgcccctctcttctctttgtggagtgagagctgtgctctgagagattgtttactttagccgcatttagcaaaacttgctaactagcacgttattaggaaaggtgattgcagagattcagaaaaaaaaacattatacttacttctgctgtagCTGAAACTGGAtcatgatttgtgcgaacatagacgcaatTATGTAGATCAGAAgcgcattccctttacaaacaaatgtaatccactgcatcttcagcggctcagatgtcgggagtaaatgacgaccactatgttcattattacatccagcaacacaacacagcAATCGGAAATATTCTTGTCTAagttacatccctgctccggcatcgaaacagtggaggtcggatgtacttattggtaggtatttcacatcttgcgaaaaagttcccacgggtacgttttcgtcatgagatcaggctGGAAGAAACGCAATTTAAAAAACTAGAATTTTCTAGAAAGCctcaaaatgtgtttgttatAACTCTCAAGACTCAAAATGATGGAGCAGTTTACTTAGTTTGTGTATGTGcatgaacatttaaaataagaaatatctcACTTACATTAATTGACCTTCAAAACGTCATCAGGTGTGGCAGTACAGCAACCTGTTCTCCACCGTGGACAGCTGGTGCTTTGACAAATTGCCTCCG encodes:
- the fbxo40.1 gene encoding F-box protein 40.1, which translates into the protein MGRQRTQASKLHRHCESCHSRRCKSPIEISVSCAIMSCRLLCGAVFHLCKEEEHMLLCPNERVPCLNVEYGCPFTMYRSNLAKHLTVCPASIVSCSVEWNRWPIEESETPEFYKNILKENYAQEPLDLSMALRDQHHLFHSLKMKNLFPELIEKVAEVEDSVAVPEGAVGGVPLWNGVEEASASSSEEIVEGGLTQEEREELARNPNVVNLESYNIWEKMFSMELSGCKHTIKSLGQNPETSQKQIKPQANPNRLEVLQEELPTEIESQDTPTDILQYNFMDEDKFIIATSLFACDTRPKKKLVYERLEPMKIKTVRTFKIPTSFKAKQSRIRNPSHNKKVNVSVDTSDLGVELDDMPKWDEVQATLLCSLEKELRGHLIAESGSTDALLTDVGTQTYDFYSAPFKADTSLADITADRALKLHVHIQTESVTRRHNKSSSAFTYLCNHIFRRDEFSSHYKNIHSDIQSCVSGWFEQRCPLAYQGCTFIQRRFQPSSHRATVFYDKELSTFCLRPEVSDVLYEGIKPVTVERKRARNTDALSRLPFEVLVHVAEFLDSFTLSQLALVSRLMREVCRTLLHDRGMVSLKWEKKVYSHGGWCWRARKTVWQYSNLFSTVDSWCFDKLPPISEHLKVCPYYQVENKTAPFPLTGVHECHEKEAHRNRSLVSMFMKKKSNLY